A region from the Motacilla alba alba isolate MOTALB_02 chromosome 10, Motacilla_alba_V1.0_pri, whole genome shotgun sequence genome encodes:
- the PARP6 gene encoding protein mono-ADP-ribosyltransferase PARP6 isoform X2, translating into MGRAMGHAGTAEPAGRGVPPAPRPLTALPARQASGVPGVPAVTSWRRRWVTRCGGSDVRPGPPAAWRPCPRRPARADMDLKGQYWTDDDSDGDNESEEFLYGVQGTCAADLYRHPQLDADIEAVKEIYSENAVAVREYGTIDDVDIDLHVNISFLDEEVATAWKVLRTEPIVLRLRFSLSQYLDGPEPSIEVFQPSNKEGFGLGLQLKKILGMFTSQQWKHLSNDFLKTQQEKRHSWFKTSGTIKKFRAGLSIFSPIPKSPSFPVIQDSVLKGKLGIPEPRVNRLMNRSVSCMVKNPKVEVFGYPPASTQAGVAPFNILVGGHCKNIPTLEYGFLVQIMKYAEQRIPTLNEYCVVCDEQHVFQNGSMLKPAVCTRELCVFSFYTLGVMSGAAEEVATGAEVVDLLVAMCRAALESPRKSIIFEPYPSVVDPNDPKTLAFNPKKKNYERLQKALDSVMSIREMTQGSYLEIKKQMDKLDPLAHPLLQWIISSNRSHIVKLPLSRQLKFMHTSHQFLLLSSPPAKEARFRTAKKLYGSTFAFHGSHIENWHSILRNGLVNASYTKLQLHGAAYGKGIYLSPISSISFGYSGMGKGQHRMPSKDELVQRYNRMNTIPQTRSIQSRFLQSRNLNCIALCEVITSKDLQKHGNIWVCPVSDHVCTRFFFVYEDGQVGDANINTQDPKIQKEIMRVIGTQVYTN; encoded by the exons ATGGGCCGCGCCATGGGGCACGCAGGGACAGCCGAGCCTGCGGGCCGCGGGGTCCCGCCCGCTCCGCGTCCCCTCacggcgctgcccgcccgccaGGCCTCGGGGGTGCCGGGGGTCCCGGCGGTGACGTCATGGCGGCGCCGCTGGGTGACGCGGTGCGGCGGCTCTGACGTCAGGCCCGGCCCCCCGGCAGCATGGCGGCCGTGCCCGCGGCGGCCGGCCCGCGCTGACATG GACCTCAAGGGCCAGTACTGGACGGACGATGACTCCGACGGGGACAATGAGTCCGAGGAGTTCCTCTACGGCGTGCAG GGGACCTGCGCCGCCGACCTGTACCGGCACCCGCAGCTGGACGCCGACATCGAGGCGGTGAAGGAGATCTACAGCGAGAATGCCGTGGCCGTCAG GGAGTACGGGACCATCGACGACGTGGACATCGACCTCCATGTGAACATCAGCTTCCTCGAT GAGGAGGTGGCGACGGCCTGGAAGGTGCTGCGGACGGAGCCCATCGTCCTCCGCCTGCgcttctccctctcccagtACCTCGATGGCCCCG AACCATCCATCGAGGTTTTCCAGCCGTCCAACAAGGAGGGCTTCGGGCTGGGTCTGCAGCTGAAGAA GATCCTGGGCATGTTCACATCCCAGCAATGGAAACATCTCAGCAACGATTTCCTGAAGACCCAGCAGGAGAAGCGGCACAGTTGGTTCAAGACAAGCGGCACCATCAAGAAGTTCCGTGCTGGGCTCAGCATCTTCTCACCCATCCCCAA GTCTCCCAGCTTCCCTGTTATCCAAGATTCAGTGCTGAAGGGCAAACTGGGCATCCCCGAGCCTCGCGTGAACCGCCTGATGAACCGCTCCGTGTCCTGCATGGTGAAGAATCCCAAGGTGGAAGTTTTCGGCTACCCACCCGCCAGCACCCAGGCAGGTGTTGCCCCCTTCAACATCCTG GTCGGCGGCCACTGCAAGAACATCCCCACGCTGGAGTACGGCTTCCTCGTGCAG ATCATGAAGTACGCGGAGCAGCGGATCCCGACGCTCAACGAGTACTGCGTGGTGTGTGACGAGCAGCACGTCTTCCAGAACGGCTCCATGCTGAAG CCGGCCGTGTGCACCCGGGAGCTCTGCGTCTTCTCCTTCTACACCCTGGGCGTCATGTCCGGCGCGGCCGAGGAGGTGGCCACGGGTGCCGAG GTGGTGGACCTGCTGGTGGCCATGTGCCGCGCTGCCCTCGAGTCCCCTCGCAAGAGCATCATCTTCGAGCCTTACCCCTCTGTGGTGGACCCCAACGACCCCAAAACTCTGGCCTTCAACCCCAAG AAGAAGAACTACGAGCGGCTGCAGAAGGCCCTGGACAGTGTGATGTCCATCCGGGAGATGACCCAG GGGTCCTACCTGGAGATCAAGAAGCAGATGGACAAGCTGGACCCCCTGGCACATCCCCTTCTGCAGTG gATAATCTCCAGCAACAGATCCCACATCGTCAAGCTGCCTCTCAGCAGG CAGCTGAAGTTCATGCACACCTCCCACCAGttcctcctgctcagcagcccccCGGCCAAGGAAGCCCGGTTCCGCACGGCCAAGAAACTCTACGGCAGCACCTTCGCTTTCCA TGGCTCTCACATTGAGAACTGGCATTCCATCCTCCGCAACGGGCTGGTCAACGCCTCCTACACCAAACTGCAG CTGCATGGAGCAGCCTATGGCAAGGGCATCTATCTGAGCCCCATCTCCAGTATTTCCTTTGGATACTCAG GAATGGGGAAAGGGCAGCACCGGATGCCGTCGAAGGATGAGCTGGTGCAGCGGTACAACCGGATGAACACGATCCCTCAG ACCCGCTCCATCCAGTCCCGCTTCCTCCAGAGCCGCAACCTGAACTGCATCGCGCTTTGCGAAG TGATCACCTCCAAGGACCTGCAGAAACACGGCAACATCTGGGTCTGCCCTGTCTCGGACCACGTCTGCACGCGCTTCTTCTTTGT GTACGAAGATGGCCAAGTGGGAGATGCCAATATCAATACTCaggaccccaaaatccagaaGGAGATCATGCGTGTGATCGGGACTCAGGTGTACACAAACTGA
- the PARP6 gene encoding protein mono-ADP-ribosyltransferase PARP6 isoform X1 gives MGRAMGHAGTAEPAGRGVPPAPRPLTALPARQASGVPGVPAVTSWRRRWVTRCGGSDVRPGPPAAWRPCPRRPARADMDLKGQYWTDDDSDGDNESEEFLYGVQGTCAADLYRHPQLDADIEAVKEIYSENAVAVREYGTIDDVDIDLHVNISFLDEEVATAWKVLRTEPIVLRLRFSLSQYLDGPEPSIEVFQPSNKEGFGLGLQLKKILGMFTSQQWKHLSNDFLKTQQEKRHSWFKTSGTIKKFRAGLSIFSPIPKSPSFPVIQDSVLKGKLGIPEPRVNRLMNRSVSCMVKNPKVEVFGYPPASTQAGVAPFNILVGGHCKNIPTLEYGFLVQIMKYAEQRIPTLNEYCVVCDEQHVFQNGSMLKPAVCTRELCVFSFYTLGVMSGAAEEVATGAEVVDLLVAMCRAALESPRKSIIFEPYPSVVDPNDPKTLAFNPKKKNYERLQKALDSVMSIREMTQGSYLEIKKQMDKLDPLAHPLLQWIISSNRSHIVKLPLSRQLKFMHTSHQFLLLSSPPAKEARFRTAKKLYGSTFAFHGSHIENWHSILRNGLVNASYTKLQVPVCSLHPARPRAAGGQGGGRKAGREQTLGSARLPPLPLCLNCWGDPTTLTLVFSRKLHGAAYGKGIYLSPISSISFGYSGMGKGQHRMPSKDELVQRYNRMNTIPQTRSIQSRFLQSRNLNCIALCEVITSKDLQKHGNIWVCPVSDHVCTRFFFVYEDGQVGDANINTQDPKIQKEIMRVIGTQVYTN, from the exons ATGGGCCGCGCCATGGGGCACGCAGGGACAGCCGAGCCTGCGGGCCGCGGGGTCCCGCCCGCTCCGCGTCCCCTCacggcgctgcccgcccgccaGGCCTCGGGGGTGCCGGGGGTCCCGGCGGTGACGTCATGGCGGCGCCGCTGGGTGACGCGGTGCGGCGGCTCTGACGTCAGGCCCGGCCCCCCGGCAGCATGGCGGCCGTGCCCGCGGCGGCCGGCCCGCGCTGACATG GACCTCAAGGGCCAGTACTGGACGGACGATGACTCCGACGGGGACAATGAGTCCGAGGAGTTCCTCTACGGCGTGCAG GGGACCTGCGCCGCCGACCTGTACCGGCACCCGCAGCTGGACGCCGACATCGAGGCGGTGAAGGAGATCTACAGCGAGAATGCCGTGGCCGTCAG GGAGTACGGGACCATCGACGACGTGGACATCGACCTCCATGTGAACATCAGCTTCCTCGAT GAGGAGGTGGCGACGGCCTGGAAGGTGCTGCGGACGGAGCCCATCGTCCTCCGCCTGCgcttctccctctcccagtACCTCGATGGCCCCG AACCATCCATCGAGGTTTTCCAGCCGTCCAACAAGGAGGGCTTCGGGCTGGGTCTGCAGCTGAAGAA GATCCTGGGCATGTTCACATCCCAGCAATGGAAACATCTCAGCAACGATTTCCTGAAGACCCAGCAGGAGAAGCGGCACAGTTGGTTCAAGACAAGCGGCACCATCAAGAAGTTCCGTGCTGGGCTCAGCATCTTCTCACCCATCCCCAA GTCTCCCAGCTTCCCTGTTATCCAAGATTCAGTGCTGAAGGGCAAACTGGGCATCCCCGAGCCTCGCGTGAACCGCCTGATGAACCGCTCCGTGTCCTGCATGGTGAAGAATCCCAAGGTGGAAGTTTTCGGCTACCCACCCGCCAGCACCCAGGCAGGTGTTGCCCCCTTCAACATCCTG GTCGGCGGCCACTGCAAGAACATCCCCACGCTGGAGTACGGCTTCCTCGTGCAG ATCATGAAGTACGCGGAGCAGCGGATCCCGACGCTCAACGAGTACTGCGTGGTGTGTGACGAGCAGCACGTCTTCCAGAACGGCTCCATGCTGAAG CCGGCCGTGTGCACCCGGGAGCTCTGCGTCTTCTCCTTCTACACCCTGGGCGTCATGTCCGGCGCGGCCGAGGAGGTGGCCACGGGTGCCGAG GTGGTGGACCTGCTGGTGGCCATGTGCCGCGCTGCCCTCGAGTCCCCTCGCAAGAGCATCATCTTCGAGCCTTACCCCTCTGTGGTGGACCCCAACGACCCCAAAACTCTGGCCTTCAACCCCAAG AAGAAGAACTACGAGCGGCTGCAGAAGGCCCTGGACAGTGTGATGTCCATCCGGGAGATGACCCAG GGGTCCTACCTGGAGATCAAGAAGCAGATGGACAAGCTGGACCCCCTGGCACATCCCCTTCTGCAGTG gATAATCTCCAGCAACAGATCCCACATCGTCAAGCTGCCTCTCAGCAGG CAGCTGAAGTTCATGCACACCTCCCACCAGttcctcctgctcagcagcccccCGGCCAAGGAAGCCCGGTTCCGCACGGCCAAGAAACTCTACGGCAGCACCTTCGCTTTCCA TGGCTCTCACATTGAGAACTGGCATTCCATCCTCCGCAACGGGCTGGTCAACGCCTCCTACACCAAACTGCAGGTACCAGTCTGCTCCCTGCACCCAGCAcgccccagggcagcaggcgggcagggagggggcaggaaggcagggagggagcagacaTTGGGAAGTGCCAGGCTTCCTCCACTACCGCTGTGCCTGAACTGTTGGGGTGATCCCACCACGCTCACCCTGGTATTTTCCCGCAAGCTGCATGGAGCAGCCTATGGCAAGGGCATCTATCTGAGCCCCATCTCCAGTATTTCCTTTGGATACTCAG GAATGGGGAAAGGGCAGCACCGGATGCCGTCGAAGGATGAGCTGGTGCAGCGGTACAACCGGATGAACACGATCCCTCAG ACCCGCTCCATCCAGTCCCGCTTCCTCCAGAGCCGCAACCTGAACTGCATCGCGCTTTGCGAAG TGATCACCTCCAAGGACCTGCAGAAACACGGCAACATCTGGGTCTGCCCTGTCTCGGACCACGTCTGCACGCGCTTCTTCTTTGT GTACGAAGATGGCCAAGTGGGAGATGCCAATATCAATACTCaggaccccaaaatccagaaGGAGATCATGCGTGTGATCGGGACTCAGGTGTACACAAACTGA
- the PARP6 gene encoding protein mono-ADP-ribosyltransferase PARP6 isoform X3, with amino-acid sequence MGRAMGHAGTAEPAGRGVPPAPRPLTALPARQASGVPGVPAVTSWRRRWVTRCGGSDVRPGPPAAWRPCPRRPARADMDLKGQYWTDDDSDGDNESEEFLYGVQGTCAADLYRHPQLDADIEAVKEIYSENAVAVREYGTIDDVDIDLHVNISFLDEEVATAWKVLRTEPIVLRLRFSLSQYLDGPEPSIEVFQPSNKEGFGLGLQLKKILGMFTSQQWKHLSNDFLKTQQEKRHSWFKTSGTIKKFRAGLSIFSPIPKSPSFPVIQDSVLKGKLGIPEPRVNRLMNRSVSCMVKNPKVEVFGYPPASTQAGVAPFNILVGGHCKNIPTLEYGFLVQIMKYAEQRIPTLNEYCVVCDEQHVFQNGSMLKPAVCTRELCVFSFYTLGVMSGAAEEVATGAEVVDLLVAMCRAALESPRKSIIFEPYPSVVDPNDPKTLAFNPKKKNYERLQKALDSVMSIREMTQGSYLEIKKQMDKLDPLAHPLLQWIISSNRSHIVKLPLSRLKFMHTSHQFLLLSSPPAKEARFRTAKKLYGSTFAFHGSHIENWHSILRNGLVNASYTKLQLHGAAYGKGIYLSPISSISFGYSGMGKGQHRMPSKDELVQRYNRMNTIPQTRSIQSRFLQSRNLNCIALCEVITSKDLQKHGNIWVCPVSDHVCTRFFFVYEDGQVGDANINTQDPKIQKEIMRVIGTQVYTN; translated from the exons ATGGGCCGCGCCATGGGGCACGCAGGGACAGCCGAGCCTGCGGGCCGCGGGGTCCCGCCCGCTCCGCGTCCCCTCacggcgctgcccgcccgccaGGCCTCGGGGGTGCCGGGGGTCCCGGCGGTGACGTCATGGCGGCGCCGCTGGGTGACGCGGTGCGGCGGCTCTGACGTCAGGCCCGGCCCCCCGGCAGCATGGCGGCCGTGCCCGCGGCGGCCGGCCCGCGCTGACATG GACCTCAAGGGCCAGTACTGGACGGACGATGACTCCGACGGGGACAATGAGTCCGAGGAGTTCCTCTACGGCGTGCAG GGGACCTGCGCCGCCGACCTGTACCGGCACCCGCAGCTGGACGCCGACATCGAGGCGGTGAAGGAGATCTACAGCGAGAATGCCGTGGCCGTCAG GGAGTACGGGACCATCGACGACGTGGACATCGACCTCCATGTGAACATCAGCTTCCTCGAT GAGGAGGTGGCGACGGCCTGGAAGGTGCTGCGGACGGAGCCCATCGTCCTCCGCCTGCgcttctccctctcccagtACCTCGATGGCCCCG AACCATCCATCGAGGTTTTCCAGCCGTCCAACAAGGAGGGCTTCGGGCTGGGTCTGCAGCTGAAGAA GATCCTGGGCATGTTCACATCCCAGCAATGGAAACATCTCAGCAACGATTTCCTGAAGACCCAGCAGGAGAAGCGGCACAGTTGGTTCAAGACAAGCGGCACCATCAAGAAGTTCCGTGCTGGGCTCAGCATCTTCTCACCCATCCCCAA GTCTCCCAGCTTCCCTGTTATCCAAGATTCAGTGCTGAAGGGCAAACTGGGCATCCCCGAGCCTCGCGTGAACCGCCTGATGAACCGCTCCGTGTCCTGCATGGTGAAGAATCCCAAGGTGGAAGTTTTCGGCTACCCACCCGCCAGCACCCAGGCAGGTGTTGCCCCCTTCAACATCCTG GTCGGCGGCCACTGCAAGAACATCCCCACGCTGGAGTACGGCTTCCTCGTGCAG ATCATGAAGTACGCGGAGCAGCGGATCCCGACGCTCAACGAGTACTGCGTGGTGTGTGACGAGCAGCACGTCTTCCAGAACGGCTCCATGCTGAAG CCGGCCGTGTGCACCCGGGAGCTCTGCGTCTTCTCCTTCTACACCCTGGGCGTCATGTCCGGCGCGGCCGAGGAGGTGGCCACGGGTGCCGAG GTGGTGGACCTGCTGGTGGCCATGTGCCGCGCTGCCCTCGAGTCCCCTCGCAAGAGCATCATCTTCGAGCCTTACCCCTCTGTGGTGGACCCCAACGACCCCAAAACTCTGGCCTTCAACCCCAAG AAGAAGAACTACGAGCGGCTGCAGAAGGCCCTGGACAGTGTGATGTCCATCCGGGAGATGACCCAG GGGTCCTACCTGGAGATCAAGAAGCAGATGGACAAGCTGGACCCCCTGGCACATCCCCTTCTGCAGTG gATAATCTCCAGCAACAGATCCCACATCGTCAAGCTGCCTCTCAGCAGG CTGAAGTTCATGCACACCTCCCACCAGttcctcctgctcagcagcccccCGGCCAAGGAAGCCCGGTTCCGCACGGCCAAGAAACTCTACGGCAGCACCTTCGCTTTCCA TGGCTCTCACATTGAGAACTGGCATTCCATCCTCCGCAACGGGCTGGTCAACGCCTCCTACACCAAACTGCAG CTGCATGGAGCAGCCTATGGCAAGGGCATCTATCTGAGCCCCATCTCCAGTATTTCCTTTGGATACTCAG GAATGGGGAAAGGGCAGCACCGGATGCCGTCGAAGGATGAGCTGGTGCAGCGGTACAACCGGATGAACACGATCCCTCAG ACCCGCTCCATCCAGTCCCGCTTCCTCCAGAGCCGCAACCTGAACTGCATCGCGCTTTGCGAAG TGATCACCTCCAAGGACCTGCAGAAACACGGCAACATCTGGGTCTGCCCTGTCTCGGACCACGTCTGCACGCGCTTCTTCTTTGT GTACGAAGATGGCCAAGTGGGAGATGCCAATATCAATACTCaggaccccaaaatccagaaGGAGATCATGCGTGTGATCGGGACTCAGGTGTACACAAACTGA
- the PARP6 gene encoding protein mono-ADP-ribosyltransferase PARP6 isoform X4: protein MGRAMGHAGTAEPAGRGVPPAPRPLTALPARQASGVPGVPAVTSWRRRWVTRCGGSDVRPGPPAAWRPCPRRPARADMDLKGQYWTDDDSDGDNESEEFLYGVQGTCAADLYRHPQLDADIEAVKEIYSENAVAVREYGTIDDVDIDLHVNISFLDEEVATAWKVLRTEPIVLRLRFSLSQYLDGPEPSIEVFQPSNKEGFGLGLQLKKILGMFTSQQWKHLSNDFLKTQQEKRHSWFKTSGTIKKFRAGLSIFSPIPKSPSFPVIQDSVLKGKLGIPEPRVNRLMNRSVSCMVKNPKVEVFGYPPASTQVGGHCKNIPTLEYGFLVQIMKYAEQRIPTLNEYCVVCDEQHVFQNGSMLKPAVCTRELCVFSFYTLGVMSGAAEEVATGAEVVDLLVAMCRAALESPRKSIIFEPYPSVVDPNDPKTLAFNPKKKNYERLQKALDSVMSIREMTQGSYLEIKKQMDKLDPLAHPLLQWIISSNRSHIVKLPLSRQLKFMHTSHQFLLLSSPPAKEARFRTAKKLYGSTFAFHGSHIENWHSILRNGLVNASYTKLQLHGAAYGKGIYLSPISSISFGYSGMGKGQHRMPSKDELVQRYNRMNTIPQTRSIQSRFLQSRNLNCIALCEVITSKDLQKHGNIWVCPVSDHVCTRFFFVYEDGQVGDANINTQDPKIQKEIMRVIGTQVYTN from the exons ATGGGCCGCGCCATGGGGCACGCAGGGACAGCCGAGCCTGCGGGCCGCGGGGTCCCGCCCGCTCCGCGTCCCCTCacggcgctgcccgcccgccaGGCCTCGGGGGTGCCGGGGGTCCCGGCGGTGACGTCATGGCGGCGCCGCTGGGTGACGCGGTGCGGCGGCTCTGACGTCAGGCCCGGCCCCCCGGCAGCATGGCGGCCGTGCCCGCGGCGGCCGGCCCGCGCTGACATG GACCTCAAGGGCCAGTACTGGACGGACGATGACTCCGACGGGGACAATGAGTCCGAGGAGTTCCTCTACGGCGTGCAG GGGACCTGCGCCGCCGACCTGTACCGGCACCCGCAGCTGGACGCCGACATCGAGGCGGTGAAGGAGATCTACAGCGAGAATGCCGTGGCCGTCAG GGAGTACGGGACCATCGACGACGTGGACATCGACCTCCATGTGAACATCAGCTTCCTCGAT GAGGAGGTGGCGACGGCCTGGAAGGTGCTGCGGACGGAGCCCATCGTCCTCCGCCTGCgcttctccctctcccagtACCTCGATGGCCCCG AACCATCCATCGAGGTTTTCCAGCCGTCCAACAAGGAGGGCTTCGGGCTGGGTCTGCAGCTGAAGAA GATCCTGGGCATGTTCACATCCCAGCAATGGAAACATCTCAGCAACGATTTCCTGAAGACCCAGCAGGAGAAGCGGCACAGTTGGTTCAAGACAAGCGGCACCATCAAGAAGTTCCGTGCTGGGCTCAGCATCTTCTCACCCATCCCCAA GTCTCCCAGCTTCCCTGTTATCCAAGATTCAGTGCTGAAGGGCAAACTGGGCATCCCCGAGCCTCGCGTGAACCGCCTGATGAACCGCTCCGTGTCCTGCATGGTGAAGAATCCCAAGGTGGAAGTTTTCGGCTACCCACCCGCCAGCACCCAG GTCGGCGGCCACTGCAAGAACATCCCCACGCTGGAGTACGGCTTCCTCGTGCAG ATCATGAAGTACGCGGAGCAGCGGATCCCGACGCTCAACGAGTACTGCGTGGTGTGTGACGAGCAGCACGTCTTCCAGAACGGCTCCATGCTGAAG CCGGCCGTGTGCACCCGGGAGCTCTGCGTCTTCTCCTTCTACACCCTGGGCGTCATGTCCGGCGCGGCCGAGGAGGTGGCCACGGGTGCCGAG GTGGTGGACCTGCTGGTGGCCATGTGCCGCGCTGCCCTCGAGTCCCCTCGCAAGAGCATCATCTTCGAGCCTTACCCCTCTGTGGTGGACCCCAACGACCCCAAAACTCTGGCCTTCAACCCCAAG AAGAAGAACTACGAGCGGCTGCAGAAGGCCCTGGACAGTGTGATGTCCATCCGGGAGATGACCCAG GGGTCCTACCTGGAGATCAAGAAGCAGATGGACAAGCTGGACCCCCTGGCACATCCCCTTCTGCAGTG gATAATCTCCAGCAACAGATCCCACATCGTCAAGCTGCCTCTCAGCAGG CAGCTGAAGTTCATGCACACCTCCCACCAGttcctcctgctcagcagcccccCGGCCAAGGAAGCCCGGTTCCGCACGGCCAAGAAACTCTACGGCAGCACCTTCGCTTTCCA TGGCTCTCACATTGAGAACTGGCATTCCATCCTCCGCAACGGGCTGGTCAACGCCTCCTACACCAAACTGCAG CTGCATGGAGCAGCCTATGGCAAGGGCATCTATCTGAGCCCCATCTCCAGTATTTCCTTTGGATACTCAG GAATGGGGAAAGGGCAGCACCGGATGCCGTCGAAGGATGAGCTGGTGCAGCGGTACAACCGGATGAACACGATCCCTCAG ACCCGCTCCATCCAGTCCCGCTTCCTCCAGAGCCGCAACCTGAACTGCATCGCGCTTTGCGAAG TGATCACCTCCAAGGACCTGCAGAAACACGGCAACATCTGGGTCTGCCCTGTCTCGGACCACGTCTGCACGCGCTTCTTCTTTGT GTACGAAGATGGCCAAGTGGGAGATGCCAATATCAATACTCaggaccccaaaatccagaaGGAGATCATGCGTGTGATCGGGACTCAGGTGTACACAAACTGA
- the PARP6 gene encoding protein mono-ADP-ribosyltransferase PARP6 isoform X5: protein MGRAMGHAGTAEPAGRGVPPAPRPLTALPARQASGVPGVPAVTSWRRRWVTRCGGSDVRPGPPAAWRPCPRRPARADMDLKGQYWTDDDSDGDNESEEFLYGVQGTCAADLYRHPQLDADIEAVKEIYSENAVAVREYGTIDDVDIDLHVNISFLDEEVATAWKVLRTEPIVLRLRFSLSQYLDGPEPSIEVFQPSNKEGFGLGLQLKKILGMFTSQQWKHLSNDFLKTQQEKRHSWFKTSGTIKKFRAGLSIFSPIPKSPSFPVIQDSVLKGKLGIPEPRVNRLMNRSVSCMVKNPKVEVFGYPPASTQVGGHCKNIPTLEYGFLVQIMKYAEQRIPTLNEYCVVCDEQHVFQNGSMLKPAVCTRELCVFSFYTLGVMSGAAEEVATGAEVVDLLVAMCRAALESPRKSIIFEPYPSVVDPNDPKTLAFNPKKKNYERLQKALDSVMSIREMTQGSYLEIKKQMDKLDPLAHPLLQWIISSNRSHIVKLPLSRLKFMHTSHQFLLLSSPPAKEARFRTAKKLYGSTFAFHGSHIENWHSILRNGLVNASYTKLQLHGAAYGKGIYLSPISSISFGYSGMGKGQHRMPSKDELVQRYNRMNTIPQTRSIQSRFLQSRNLNCIALCEVITSKDLQKHGNIWVCPVSDHVCTRFFFVYEDGQVGDANINTQDPKIQKEIMRVIGTQVYTN from the exons ATGGGCCGCGCCATGGGGCACGCAGGGACAGCCGAGCCTGCGGGCCGCGGGGTCCCGCCCGCTCCGCGTCCCCTCacggcgctgcccgcccgccaGGCCTCGGGGGTGCCGGGGGTCCCGGCGGTGACGTCATGGCGGCGCCGCTGGGTGACGCGGTGCGGCGGCTCTGACGTCAGGCCCGGCCCCCCGGCAGCATGGCGGCCGTGCCCGCGGCGGCCGGCCCGCGCTGACATG GACCTCAAGGGCCAGTACTGGACGGACGATGACTCCGACGGGGACAATGAGTCCGAGGAGTTCCTCTACGGCGTGCAG GGGACCTGCGCCGCCGACCTGTACCGGCACCCGCAGCTGGACGCCGACATCGAGGCGGTGAAGGAGATCTACAGCGAGAATGCCGTGGCCGTCAG GGAGTACGGGACCATCGACGACGTGGACATCGACCTCCATGTGAACATCAGCTTCCTCGAT GAGGAGGTGGCGACGGCCTGGAAGGTGCTGCGGACGGAGCCCATCGTCCTCCGCCTGCgcttctccctctcccagtACCTCGATGGCCCCG AACCATCCATCGAGGTTTTCCAGCCGTCCAACAAGGAGGGCTTCGGGCTGGGTCTGCAGCTGAAGAA GATCCTGGGCATGTTCACATCCCAGCAATGGAAACATCTCAGCAACGATTTCCTGAAGACCCAGCAGGAGAAGCGGCACAGTTGGTTCAAGACAAGCGGCACCATCAAGAAGTTCCGTGCTGGGCTCAGCATCTTCTCACCCATCCCCAA GTCTCCCAGCTTCCCTGTTATCCAAGATTCAGTGCTGAAGGGCAAACTGGGCATCCCCGAGCCTCGCGTGAACCGCCTGATGAACCGCTCCGTGTCCTGCATGGTGAAGAATCCCAAGGTGGAAGTTTTCGGCTACCCACCCGCCAGCACCCAG GTCGGCGGCCACTGCAAGAACATCCCCACGCTGGAGTACGGCTTCCTCGTGCAG ATCATGAAGTACGCGGAGCAGCGGATCCCGACGCTCAACGAGTACTGCGTGGTGTGTGACGAGCAGCACGTCTTCCAGAACGGCTCCATGCTGAAG CCGGCCGTGTGCACCCGGGAGCTCTGCGTCTTCTCCTTCTACACCCTGGGCGTCATGTCCGGCGCGGCCGAGGAGGTGGCCACGGGTGCCGAG GTGGTGGACCTGCTGGTGGCCATGTGCCGCGCTGCCCTCGAGTCCCCTCGCAAGAGCATCATCTTCGAGCCTTACCCCTCTGTGGTGGACCCCAACGACCCCAAAACTCTGGCCTTCAACCCCAAG AAGAAGAACTACGAGCGGCTGCAGAAGGCCCTGGACAGTGTGATGTCCATCCGGGAGATGACCCAG GGGTCCTACCTGGAGATCAAGAAGCAGATGGACAAGCTGGACCCCCTGGCACATCCCCTTCTGCAGTG gATAATCTCCAGCAACAGATCCCACATCGTCAAGCTGCCTCTCAGCAGG CTGAAGTTCATGCACACCTCCCACCAGttcctcctgctcagcagcccccCGGCCAAGGAAGCCCGGTTCCGCACGGCCAAGAAACTCTACGGCAGCACCTTCGCTTTCCA TGGCTCTCACATTGAGAACTGGCATTCCATCCTCCGCAACGGGCTGGTCAACGCCTCCTACACCAAACTGCAG CTGCATGGAGCAGCCTATGGCAAGGGCATCTATCTGAGCCCCATCTCCAGTATTTCCTTTGGATACTCAG GAATGGGGAAAGGGCAGCACCGGATGCCGTCGAAGGATGAGCTGGTGCAGCGGTACAACCGGATGAACACGATCCCTCAG ACCCGCTCCATCCAGTCCCGCTTCCTCCAGAGCCGCAACCTGAACTGCATCGCGCTTTGCGAAG TGATCACCTCCAAGGACCTGCAGAAACACGGCAACATCTGGGTCTGCCCTGTCTCGGACCACGTCTGCACGCGCTTCTTCTTTGT GTACGAAGATGGCCAAGTGGGAGATGCCAATATCAATACTCaggaccccaaaatccagaaGGAGATCATGCGTGTGATCGGGACTCAGGTGTACACAAACTGA